Below is a window of Diaminobutyricibacter sp. McL0608 DNA.
CTCGAACAGCACGAAGCCAACGTGGGGGCGGTACTCGACAGCGCCCCCGACATCCTTCTCGACAACGGCGCCGACCTCGCGGCGGGAGTCGTCGAGCGCAACGCCCAGGCATCGATCATCGGCGGCACCGAGGAGACGACCTCAGGCGCCGACCGGCTCCGCGGCGAGCTCGCGGGCGCACTACCGTTTCCGGTCGTCGTGATCAACGACAGCCGCCTGAAAGCGATCGGCGAGAACCGGCACGCGGTCGGCCAGTCGATCGTCGAGAGTTTCATGCGCATCACCAATCTCATGGTTCCCGGCCGTCATGTGGTGGTGGTCGGCTACGGCTGGTGCGGCCGCGGCATCGCACAGTATTTCCGTTCCCTGGGCGCTCAGGTCGGCGTGGTCGAGCTCGACGTCATGAAAGCGTTCGAAGCCGCCCTCGACGGATTCCGTGTGGCATCGCTCGCCGAACTGGCCGGGTGGGCGGATGTTCTCATCACCGCGACAGGCCGCGAACGCGTCGTCGGTGCCGACATCTTCGACCTTCTGCGCGACGACGTCGTACTCGGCAATTCCGGCCATTTCCCCTGGGAGATCGATGTCGCGGCCCTGCGAGCGGATGCCACCGTCATCGACCAGGTCGATGACGGTATCGAGCGCATCCATCGGCCGAACGGGAGCCGCGTCGTCCTGCTGGCGGGCGGCCGGATGTTCAACCTCGCCGGTCGCGAACCGAAGGGCAATTCCCTCGAATCGATGGACCTGGGGTTCTTGTTGCAGGCGCTTTCGCTTGAGCGCGTGGCGACGGATGCGGGCAGCCTGCGTCCTGGCGCGCAGCCCGTCCCCGATGACATCGAACGTCTCATCGCGGCGCGGTTCATCGCCGCTCTCGGAGCTTCGCGCTGATGCCCAGCTACGCGGTGCCCGCCCTGGACAAGGGGCTGGACATCCTGGAACTGCTGGCCGACCGCAATGATGGAGTCAGCCAGGCTCAGATCGCGAGCGAGACGGGTCGTTCGGTCGGCGAGATCTTCCGGGTGCTCCAGACGCTGGAGCGGCGCGGCTACCTGGTACGCGATCCCGCATCGGGGCTCTACACCGTGTCGCTGATGATGTTCGGGCTGGCGCATCGCCACCCGCCGTTGCGCGGACTCGTGCAGGCGGCGCTGGGGCCGATGCGAAGGCTGTCCACAGCATCCGGACAGACCTGCAACCTCTCGGTGCTGGACGCCCGCCGAGTGCTCGTCATCGCCCAGGTGGAGAGCCCGGGGCCGTTCGGATTCGCGGTGCGGGTCGGCGCCGAGTTCCCGGTCGAGAGCACCGCGACAGGCGCTGTGCTGCTCGCCTCGGCCGATGTCGAACTGCAGCGCGCCTATCTGGTCGACCTCGCCGCGCGCGAGCCCGGGGTCGCCGACCGCTTCGCCGAAGAAGTGGCGCACGTTGCTGCTGCAGGTTACGCGCGGGAGTCCGGGAGGCAGCTCGTCGGCATCCTCGACATCGTGTTCCCGATCACAGGGACGGACGGATTTCCGGCGGCCGCCCTGACCGTGCCGTGTGCGACGACGACGGATCCGGTGGTCGACCTGGATCAGATCGTCGAGCTCACCAGGGGCACTGCGGCTGAGATCTCCGAAATGCTTCGTCCAGATCCGGAAGCGGGCGGTTCATCGCGGGCCCCGGCCCCGATAGATTTGTCCTCATGAACACTGTGCCTGAGGAATTCCTGCTCGCCGGCGGTACGAGCATCACCGCGCTTCCGAAGGTGTCGCTCCACGATCATCTCGATGGCGGCCTGCGGCCCGCCACCATCATCGAGCTCGGTGACGCGATCGGACTCGACCTTCCCGCCGACGATGCCGCGGCGCTCGGCCAGTGGTTCGCCGAGCAGAGCAACTCGGGCTCACTCGTCGAATACCTCAAGACCTTCGACCTCACCACCGCCGTCATGCAGACGCGTGAAGGCCTGGTGCGCGTGGCGCGCGAGTTCGTCCAGGACCTCGGCGCCGACGGTGTCGTCTACGGCGAGATCCGGTGGGCGCCCGAGCAGCACCTGAGCCGTGGGCTCACCCTCGACCAGGCCGTCGAGGCCGTGCAGGAGGGCATCGAGGAGGGCATCGACGACGTCAACCAGACCGGCCGAGGCATCCGAGTCGGCCAGCTCGTGTCCGCGATGCGCCACACCAACCGCGCCCTCGAGATCGCCGAGCTCGCCGTCCGCCACCGCGACCGCGGAGCCGTCGGTTTCGACATCGCGGGCCCCGAGGCCGGATTCCCGGCGTCGAACCACCGCCGTGCGTTCGACTACCTCGCCGAGAACTATTTCCCTACGACCGTGCATGCGGGCGAGGCCGACGGTCTTGACAGCATCCGCAGCGCGATCCTCGACGGGCGTGCGCTCCGCCTGGGTCACGGCGTGCGCCTCGCCGAAGACATCGTGATCGAACGGCAGGACGACGAGAACACCTACGTCACCCTCGGATCGCTCGCCCAGTGGGTAAAAGACCGCGAGATCGCGCTCGAGACGAGCCCATCGTCGAATCTCCAGACCGGTGCGATCGCGGCCTGGGGCGACGACATCCTCGACCATCCCTTCGACCTGCTCTACCAGCTCGGCTTCCGGGTGACCGTCAATACCGACAACCGCCTGATGAGTGCGACGACGCTGAGCCGGGAGCTCGCACTGCTCGCCGATGCGTTCGACTACGACCTGACCGACCTCGAGGTGTTCCAGCTGAACGCGGCCGCATCGGCGTTCCTCCCGCTCGAAGACCGCGAGGAGCTGGCCGACATCATCACAGCAGGTTTCGAGGGTTCGTAGCCGGCCGGACGATACGCTTGGAGCATGCCGCTACCTCCCCTTCCTGATTCCGCGATCACCGTCGGAGCACACGCCTCCGACTGGCGGGAGGCGGTTGAGCTGGCCGGCGAGGCACTCGTGCGCTCGGGGGCGACGAAGCCCGGCTATGCGGCGCGCATGATCCAGGTCATCGACGAATTCGGTGCCTACATCGTGATCGCCCCCGGGCTGGCACTGGCACACGCGCGCCCGGGTCCGGATGTTCTGGCAGACGGCCTCTCGGTGGTCACGCTCGACGTGCCGGTCGTCTTCGGGCACCCGCACAACGATCCTGTCGGCGTGGTGATCGGGCTCGCCGTCGCAACACCGGATGCGCACGTCACGAGCGTCGCCGAACTGGCGAACATCTTCAACAACCCGGGCGCGATCCCGGCTCTCGCCGCCGCGGCCGATGTCGCCGAGGTGCAGAGCATCATGGCAGCGAGCGGCGAGGGGGCGTCGCGGTGAAGATCGTCGCGATCTGCGGCGCAGGTATCGGAACGTCCGCGATCCTCAAAGTGAACGCGGAACGTGTGCTCGACCGCCTCGAGATCGATGCGGACGTGACGGCATCCGACGTGGCGAATGTGCGCATCGCCGCGGCCGACGCCCAGGTGATCCTGACCTCACCGGAACTCGTCGATGCGATCGGCGACACGAATGCCGACATCGTCGTCATCGACAACTTCTTCGACCTCGACGAGCTCGAGGCGAAGCTCGAGGCGGCGCTCGGCTGACGCTCGCCACCGCAACGGCGGCCGGTACGACTCAGGCGAGGAGCCCGCGCATCCCGTCGGCGAGTTCGCGGACCCGCGTTTCGGCAGCCGCACGGCGTTCTCCTGCAGACCCCTGGTCGCTCGAGGCGTCGATGTAAACCTTGAGCTTCGGTTCCGTGCCGCTCGGGCGTACCATCACACGCGACCCGTCGGCCAGCCAGATCCGCAGCACATCGCTCGGCGGGAGGGCGTCGAACCCGTCCTTCAGGTCGTCGATCCGGCTGACCGTCACCCCTCCGACCGCCGCCGGGGGAGTCGAGCGAAGGCTCGCCATGATGCGGTCGATGTCGGCGAGGTCGGTCACCCGGAGCGAGATCTGATCGGATGCGAAATGTCCGAACCGCTCGCTGAACCGGTCGAGCTGGTCGGCGACCGTCAGACCGTCCGCCGCAAGCGACGACGCCAGGTCGAGGAAAGCGACCACGGCCGAGATGCCGTCTTTGTCGCGCACCACGTCGGGGTCCACGAGGTAGCCGAGGGCCTCCTCGAAGCCGTAGATGAGTCCGGTCGCGCGCGACACCCATTTGAAGCCGGTGAGCGTGTCCTGAAAGTCGAGTCCG
It encodes the following:
- a CDS encoding adenosylhomocysteinase, which encodes MNNADIDLAAKGRARIDWIRSRMPLLAQARAHFADTKPFAGHRIGMSLHLEPKTAVLLETLAAGGAEIVATGNYGSTQDDTVAALRGAGMTVFGARDDTLEQHEANVGAVLDSAPDILLDNGADLAAGVVERNAQASIIGGTEETTSGADRLRGELAGALPFPVVVINDSRLKAIGENRHAVGQSIVESFMRITNLMVPGRHVVVVGYGWCGRGIAQYFRSLGAQVGVVELDVMKAFEAALDGFRVASLAELAGWADVLITATGRERVVGADIFDLLRDDVVLGNSGHFPWEIDVAALRADATVIDQVDDGIERIHRPNGSRVVLLAGGRMFNLAGREPKGNSLESMDLGFLLQALSLERVATDAGSLRPGAQPVPDDIERLIAARFIAALGASR
- a CDS encoding IclR family transcriptional regulator, with product MPSYAVPALDKGLDILELLADRNDGVSQAQIASETGRSVGEIFRVLQTLERRGYLVRDPASGLYTVSLMMFGLAHRHPPLRGLVQAALGPMRRLSTASGQTCNLSVLDARRVLVIAQVESPGPFGFAVRVGAEFPVESTATGAVLLASADVELQRAYLVDLAAREPGVADRFAEEVAHVAAAGYARESGRQLVGILDIVFPITGTDGFPAAALTVPCATTTDPVVDLDQIVELTRGTAAEISEMLRPDPEAGGSSRAPAPIDLSS
- a CDS encoding adenosine deaminase, producing the protein MNTVPEEFLLAGGTSITALPKVSLHDHLDGGLRPATIIELGDAIGLDLPADDAAALGQWFAEQSNSGSLVEYLKTFDLTTAVMQTREGLVRVAREFVQDLGADGVVYGEIRWAPEQHLSRGLTLDQAVEAVQEGIEEGIDDVNQTGRGIRVGQLVSAMRHTNRALEIAELAVRHRDRGAVGFDIAGPEAGFPASNHRRAFDYLAENYFPTTVHAGEADGLDSIRSAILDGRALRLGHGVRLAEDIVIERQDDENTYVTLGSLAQWVKDREIALETSPSSNLQTGAIAAWGDDILDHPFDLLYQLGFRVTVNTDNRLMSATTLSRELALLADAFDYDLTDLEVFQLNAAASAFLPLEDREELADIITAGFEGS
- a CDS encoding PTS sugar transporter subunit IIA, whose amino-acid sequence is MPLPPLPDSAITVGAHASDWREAVELAGEALVRSGATKPGYAARMIQVIDEFGAYIVIAPGLALAHARPGPDVLADGLSVVTLDVPVVFGHPHNDPVGVVIGLAVATPDAHVTSVAELANIFNNPGAIPALAAAADVAEVQSIMAASGEGASR
- a CDS encoding PTS sugar transporter subunit IIB, with amino-acid sequence MKIVAICGAGIGTSAILKVNAERVLDRLEIDADVTASDVANVRIAAADAQVILTSPELVDAIGDTNADIVVIDNFFDLDELEAKLEAALG